In Procambarus clarkii isolate CNS0578487 chromosome 89, FALCON_Pclarkii_2.0, whole genome shotgun sequence, the DNA window GTGAGAGTTGCAGTGGGTGTAGATGTGGTAGAAGTAGGTGAAGTTGTTGTTGTAGGAATAGGAGAAGTAGTAGAAATAGGAAGTGTAGTAATAAGAGAAGTGGCATTGCTGAAATATGTTGGGGTTGTAGTGTTGGCAGGTGTGGGGGTCGTAGTGCTGGCAGGTGTGGGGGTCGTAGTGCTGGCAGTGTTGGTCGACTCAGCGGACACGCGACAGTAGAAGTTGGTAGTGTTACGCCTATAATAAGTGAGGTTGAGTGTGGGTTCATATACGGCCCAGACGCCGGTGTGCTGGTCCTCAACACACCGGAGAGTGACGCTGGACGCCTTCACCGGCCGGACCTTCAGCGTCGCGTCCGCACAAACCATGTTCACTGTGTCTCCTCCGGTTAACTGTTCGGGTAGATGCGACACGGGTCACCTTCCCTCAGTACCATACAATCAAAATTATGGATTATGATTGTGTTTTAACTGTATAAAACTGACGGTAAAGAGATTATGGAAGATTACCTAAAGTCGACAAAGGAATGTGTGAGATTACCTCATCTGGTAGTTCGTCAATGTTGACTTTGTTGAGGGTGGCGTTGATGGCAGAGAAGGTCAGAGTGTGGGGGCAGGTAGGCGCTTCTGTGAGAGGGAGAGCAAGTGATGCAGTCAGAACACAGTAGAGATAGGTATGAACACCTGTCTACACACCCGCAGGCACATGTTAATACACACCCGCAGGCACATGTTAATACACACCTGCAGGCACATGTTAAGACTCAAGCTGTAAGGAAatcacttatttatttatttatatataagaaggtacattgtgtttatgagagtacagaggatggaagttttacattcttgtaaagccactagcacacatagcgtttccggtccttaatctaacataattttaagaaggtaatttctagcaaaattaaaaaaaatgttttacaggtacattgtaagaaagtataaagaTGTATTGTAAGAAATTATAAAACAATACATTGTATAAGAAATTTTACAGgattagtaggtacataaaaGTAAATTTAAGGATTATCCAcaagtacattgtagcataatttgaggattatttattAGCACAAAGGGTGAGGATACTTGACTACTCTCTTCCTTGCCCGTGTTATATGGCAAATTAACGAAAGTGAactacttaattaatacattatttaaCGTCTCAGTATGACCT includes these proteins:
- the LOC138359150 gene encoding hepatitis A virus cellular receptor 1-like, with protein sequence MVCADATLKVRPVKASSVTLRCVEDQHTGVWAVYEPTLNLTYYRRNTTNFYCRVSAESTNTASTTTPTPASTTTPTPANTTTPTYFSNATSLITTLPISTTSPIPTTTTSPTSTTSTPTATLTTTANTHTTTKSTSVETTTTSTTTVATTTSTAKGGTTTTPSTTLTSPDTESTTASTPGIPSPCGKYISTAPIVPMRI